One part of the Glycine soja cultivar W05 chromosome 11, ASM419377v2, whole genome shotgun sequence genome encodes these proteins:
- the LOC114376990 gene encoding V-type proton ATPase subunit E2-like, whose amino-acid sequence MKDADVSRQIQQMIRFIRQEAEEKANEISVAAEEEFNIEKLQLLEAEKRKIRQEYERKAKQIDVRRKIEYSTQLNAARIKVLQAQDDAMGSMKDAAKKGLLRVSNDKKVYKKLLKDMIVQGLLRLREPSVLLRCRESDRKLVESLIEEAKKEYSEKASMQSPKISLDDRVYLPPPPKNGAVDSHEPYCSGGVVLASEDGKIVLENTLDARLDVIFRQKLPEVRKRLLG is encoded by the exons atgaAGGACGCAGATGTGTCAAGGCAGATCCAGCAGATGATCAGGTTCATCCGTCAAGAGGCTGAAGAGAAAGCTAATGAAATATCTGTTGCTGCTGAAGAG GAATTCAATATTGAGAAACTGCAATTGCTAGAAGCTGAAAAAAGAAAGATCAGGCAAGAATACGAACGAAAAGCCAAACAAATTGACGTTAGAAGAAAGAT TGAATACTCAACACAGCTGAATGCAGCCCGAATAAAAGTGCTTCAAGCACAAGATGACGCGATGGGTTCTATGAAGGACGCTGCTAAAAAGGGGCTTTTACGTGTCTCAAATGACAAGAAAGTATACAAGAAACTCCTCAAAGACATGATTGTTCAG GGTTTACTACGCTTGAGGGAACCATCAGTGTTATTAAGATGCAGAGAGAGTGACCGTAAGCTAGTTGAGTCATTGATAGAGGAAGCCAAAAAAGAATACTCAGAGAAAGCCAGTATGCAATCCCCTAAGATTTCCCTTGATGATCGTGTTTACCTCCCACCACCGCCTAAGAACGGCGCCGTTGATTCCCATGAACCTTATTG CTCTGGAGGAGTAGTATTGGCCTCGGAGGATGGGAAGATTGTGTTGGAAAACACCCTTGATGCACGGCTTGATGTCATTTTCCGGCAGAAACTGCCTGAG GTAAGGAAGCGCCTGTTAGGTTGA
- the LOC114377656 gene encoding U-box domain-containing protein 44-like isoform X2: protein MKEKRDFSEFLSELIVLADEVALFSKNPEIDIEDAFTEFAMLVEKFAPIFNDLRDKCTIIDKPAIRKSLESLMNELTRAKALIRSSSLKERNKRIEDIAHDLGRSLGMLLVASLEVSIDFREKIGTLQKQLMNARFGGNMSPTSSSISRFVNEAKEGGEIEEEIIDVTSDDVLLQLKNGDAEEFAVALLRLKKFIRGGKLDSGLINVEAAVSILFNRPFSSKAGNRLTIIQLLRSIAMRNDEMKEKMTNIELLSAVVKSLTRDTEERREAVGLLLELSALPAVRRKIGRIQGCIVMLVSILNGVDPVSSRDAAKLLDILSNNTQNALLMAEAGYFGPLVQYLNKGCDMTKILMATTLSRLVLTDHSKLTLGQDGAIEPLVRMFNSGKLESKLSALNALQNLSSLTENVRRLIGTGIVGSLLQLLFSVTSVLMTLREPASAILARIAESETVLVNLGVAQQILSLLNLSSPVIQGHLLEALNSIASLPCASKERRKMKEKGALQLILPLLKETKMKIRSKALNLLYTLSEDLTDESTAHFDETHLFYIVNIVLSSTSDSEKAAAVGILSNLPVSDKKVTDALKRANLLPILVSIMDLGTGSNSPAKSILMESIAGIAIRFTSSSDKKLQLLSAKHGVIALLVKLLSSGSAITKLKAATALGQLSQNSPSLRRSRKSRWLCVAPSVDAYCEVHDGYCFVSSTFCLIKAGAVSPLIQILEDKDWEAVEAALNALSTLLQDEIWEGGANCIAKLSGVQAIVNVLEAGDVKVQEKALWMLERIFRVEEHRMKYGELAQVVLIEMAQRSDSTLKSTVAKVLAVLELLLVQSSYF from the exons ATGAAGGAAAAGAGAGACTTTTCTGAGTTTCTGTCAGAGTTAATAGTCCTGGCTGATGAGGTTGCTTTGTTTTCTAAGAATCCTGAAATTGATATAGAGGATGCTTTTACTGAGTTTGCTATGTTGGTTGAGAAATTTGCTCCAATCTTCAATGATCTGAGAGACAAATGCACAATCATAGACAAGCCAGCTATCAGAAAGTCCTTGGAATCTCTTATGAATGAGCTTACCCGAGCTAAAGCTTTGATCAGAAGCTCCTCTTTGAAAGAGCGCAACAAGCGAATTGAGGACATAGCGCATGATCTCGGTCGATCATTAGGCATGCTGCTTGTGGCCAgccttgaagtgtccatagatTTTAGAGAAAAGATTGGCACATTGCAAAAACAGCTGATGAATGCGAGATTTGGTGGGAATATGAGTCCAACTTCAAGTTCGATATCAAGATTTGTCAATGAAGCGAAGGAGGGAGGGGAAATAGAAGAGGAGATAATTGATGTTACTAGTGATGATGTTTTACTACAGCTTAAGAATGGTGATGCCGAGGAATTTGCAGTTGCACTCTTAAGGCTAAAAAAGTTCATCAGGGGTGGAAAACTGGATAGCGGTTTAATTAATGTGGAAGCTGCTGTTTCCATTCTTTTTAACCGTCCATTTTCGTCTAAGGCAGGCAATAGGTTGACAATCATTCAATTGCTAAGAAGTATTGCTATGCGAAATGATGAGATGAAG GAGAAGATGACAAATATTGAGTTATTATCAGCAGTGGTGAAATCTCTTACAAGAGACACTGAAGAGAGGAGGGAAGCAGTGGGTCTGTTGCTAGAACTCTCTGCCCTTCCTGCAGTTAGACGGAAGATTGGGAGAATTCAGGGGTGTATTGTTATGTTAGTTTCTATCCTTAATGGAGTTGACCCTGTTTCTTCACGTGATGCAGCAAAGTTGTTGGATATACTATCAAATAATACTCAAAATGCACTTCTTATGGCCGAGGCTGGTTACTTTGGGCCGCTAGTGCAGTATTTGAATAAAG GTTGTGACATGACCAAGATTCTCATGGCAACAACACTTTCCAGGCTGGTGCTCACTGATCATAGCAAACTTACCCTTGGACAAGATGGGGCAATTGAGCCCCTTGTGAGAATGTTCAATTCTGGGAAACTTGAGTCCAAGTTATCAGCTCTAAATGCACTGCAAAATCTTTCCAGCTTGACAGAAAATGTGCGGCGTTTGATTGGAACTGGAATTGTAGGATCTCTGCTGCAACTTCTTTTCTCTGTAACATCTGTGCTCATGACTCTACGGGAGCCTGCATCAGCTATTCTTGCAAGAATTGCAGAGTCAGAAACTGTTCTTGTCAATCTAGGTGTGGCTCAGCAGATTCTCTCACTTTTGAATCTTTCCAGCCCTGTGATTCAAGGTCATCTATTAGAAGCTCTAAATAGCATTGCTTCCCTTCCTTGTGCTtccaaagagagaagaaaaatgaaggaaaaaggtGCACTTCAACTAATTTTACCCCTTTTGaaggaaacaaaaatgaaaataaggagcAAGGCATTGAATTTGCTGTATACTCTCTCGGAAGATCTAACAGATGAGTCGACTGCACATTTTGATGAAACTcatcttttttatattgttaacaTTGTCTTATCATCAACATCAGATAGTGAAAAGGCTGCTGCTGTTGGCATACTGAGTAACCTTCCTGTTAGTGATAAAAAAGTGACAGATGCACTGAAGAGAGCGAATTTGTTGCCGATTTTGGTATCCATTATGGATTTAGGCACAGGAAGTAACTCACCTGCAAAAAGTATCTTAATGGAGAGTATTGCAGGCATTGCAATCCGGTTCACAAGCTCCTCTGACAAGAAACTGCAACTTCTTTCAGCAAAACATGGGGTGATTGCTTTGCTTGTAAAACTGCTCTCAAGTGGTTCAGCAATCACAAAACTCAAAGCTGCAACCGCTCTCGGTCAACTATCGCAGAATTCTCCATCTCTTAGGCGGTCTAGGAAGTCGAGGTGGTTGTGTGTTGCTCCCTCAGTGGATGCATATTGTGAAGTTCATGATGGTTATTGCTTTGTTAGCAGCACGTTTTGTCTGATCAAGGCAGGTGCTGTTTCTCCCCTTATCCAAATATTGGAAGATAAGGATTGGGAAGCAGTGGAAGCCGCTTTGAATGCCCTTTCAACTCTATTGCAAGATGAAATCTGGGAAGGTGGTGCCAATTGCATAGCCAAATTGTCAGGTGTACAAGCTATTGTAAATGTATTAGAAGCAGGTGATGTGAAGGTTCAAGAAAAAGCGCTTTGGATGTTGGAGAGAATATTCAGGGTTGAAGAACACAGAATGAAATATGGAGAATTGGCACAGGTGGTTCTTATTGAAATGGCACAGAGGAGTGATTCTACATTGAAGTCAACAGTTGCAAAAGTTTTGGCAGTGCTGGAGCTGCTACTAGTTCAATCAAGTTATTTCTGA
- the LOC114377656 gene encoding U-box domain-containing protein 44-like isoform X1 gives MKEKRDFSEFLSELIVLADEVALFSKNPEIDIEDAFTEFAMLVEKFAPIFNDLRDKCTIIDKPAIRKSLESLMNELTRAKALIRSSSLKERNKRIEDIAHDLGRSLGMLLVASLEVSIDFREKIGTLQKQLMNARFGGNMSPTSSSISRFVNEAKEGGEIEEEIIDVTSDDVLLQLKNGDAEEFAVALLRLKKFIRGGKLDSGLINVEAAVSILFNRPFSSKAGNRLTIIQLLRSIAMRNDEMKVKSCNTMQEKMTNIELLSAVVKSLTRDTEERREAVGLLLELSALPAVRRKIGRIQGCIVMLVSILNGVDPVSSRDAAKLLDILSNNTQNALLMAEAGYFGPLVQYLNKGCDMTKILMATTLSRLVLTDHSKLTLGQDGAIEPLVRMFNSGKLESKLSALNALQNLSSLTENVRRLIGTGIVGSLLQLLFSVTSVLMTLREPASAILARIAESETVLVNLGVAQQILSLLNLSSPVIQGHLLEALNSIASLPCASKERRKMKEKGALQLILPLLKETKMKIRSKALNLLYTLSEDLTDESTAHFDETHLFYIVNIVLSSTSDSEKAAAVGILSNLPVSDKKVTDALKRANLLPILVSIMDLGTGSNSPAKSILMESIAGIAIRFTSSSDKKLQLLSAKHGVIALLVKLLSSGSAITKLKAATALGQLSQNSPSLRRSRKSRWLCVAPSVDAYCEVHDGYCFVSSTFCLIKAGAVSPLIQILEDKDWEAVEAALNALSTLLQDEIWEGGANCIAKLSGVQAIVNVLEAGDVKVQEKALWMLERIFRVEEHRMKYGELAQVVLIEMAQRSDSTLKSTVAKVLAVLELLLVQSSYF, from the exons ATGAAGGAAAAGAGAGACTTTTCTGAGTTTCTGTCAGAGTTAATAGTCCTGGCTGATGAGGTTGCTTTGTTTTCTAAGAATCCTGAAATTGATATAGAGGATGCTTTTACTGAGTTTGCTATGTTGGTTGAGAAATTTGCTCCAATCTTCAATGATCTGAGAGACAAATGCACAATCATAGACAAGCCAGCTATCAGAAAGTCCTTGGAATCTCTTATGAATGAGCTTACCCGAGCTAAAGCTTTGATCAGAAGCTCCTCTTTGAAAGAGCGCAACAAGCGAATTGAGGACATAGCGCATGATCTCGGTCGATCATTAGGCATGCTGCTTGTGGCCAgccttgaagtgtccatagatTTTAGAGAAAAGATTGGCACATTGCAAAAACAGCTGATGAATGCGAGATTTGGTGGGAATATGAGTCCAACTTCAAGTTCGATATCAAGATTTGTCAATGAAGCGAAGGAGGGAGGGGAAATAGAAGAGGAGATAATTGATGTTACTAGTGATGATGTTTTACTACAGCTTAAGAATGGTGATGCCGAGGAATTTGCAGTTGCACTCTTAAGGCTAAAAAAGTTCATCAGGGGTGGAAAACTGGATAGCGGTTTAATTAATGTGGAAGCTGCTGTTTCCATTCTTTTTAACCGTCCATTTTCGTCTAAGGCAGGCAATAGGTTGACAATCATTCAATTGCTAAGAAGTATTGCTATGCGAAATGATGAGATGAAGGTAAAGTCCTGCAA TACTATGCAGGAGAAGATGACAAATATTGAGTTATTATCAGCAGTGGTGAAATCTCTTACAAGAGACACTGAAGAGAGGAGGGAAGCAGTGGGTCTGTTGCTAGAACTCTCTGCCCTTCCTGCAGTTAGACGGAAGATTGGGAGAATTCAGGGGTGTATTGTTATGTTAGTTTCTATCCTTAATGGAGTTGACCCTGTTTCTTCACGTGATGCAGCAAAGTTGTTGGATATACTATCAAATAATACTCAAAATGCACTTCTTATGGCCGAGGCTGGTTACTTTGGGCCGCTAGTGCAGTATTTGAATAAAG GTTGTGACATGACCAAGATTCTCATGGCAACAACACTTTCCAGGCTGGTGCTCACTGATCATAGCAAACTTACCCTTGGACAAGATGGGGCAATTGAGCCCCTTGTGAGAATGTTCAATTCTGGGAAACTTGAGTCCAAGTTATCAGCTCTAAATGCACTGCAAAATCTTTCCAGCTTGACAGAAAATGTGCGGCGTTTGATTGGAACTGGAATTGTAGGATCTCTGCTGCAACTTCTTTTCTCTGTAACATCTGTGCTCATGACTCTACGGGAGCCTGCATCAGCTATTCTTGCAAGAATTGCAGAGTCAGAAACTGTTCTTGTCAATCTAGGTGTGGCTCAGCAGATTCTCTCACTTTTGAATCTTTCCAGCCCTGTGATTCAAGGTCATCTATTAGAAGCTCTAAATAGCATTGCTTCCCTTCCTTGTGCTtccaaagagagaagaaaaatgaaggaaaaaggtGCACTTCAACTAATTTTACCCCTTTTGaaggaaacaaaaatgaaaataaggagcAAGGCATTGAATTTGCTGTATACTCTCTCGGAAGATCTAACAGATGAGTCGACTGCACATTTTGATGAAACTcatcttttttatattgttaacaTTGTCTTATCATCAACATCAGATAGTGAAAAGGCTGCTGCTGTTGGCATACTGAGTAACCTTCCTGTTAGTGATAAAAAAGTGACAGATGCACTGAAGAGAGCGAATTTGTTGCCGATTTTGGTATCCATTATGGATTTAGGCACAGGAAGTAACTCACCTGCAAAAAGTATCTTAATGGAGAGTATTGCAGGCATTGCAATCCGGTTCACAAGCTCCTCTGACAAGAAACTGCAACTTCTTTCAGCAAAACATGGGGTGATTGCTTTGCTTGTAAAACTGCTCTCAAGTGGTTCAGCAATCACAAAACTCAAAGCTGCAACCGCTCTCGGTCAACTATCGCAGAATTCTCCATCTCTTAGGCGGTCTAGGAAGTCGAGGTGGTTGTGTGTTGCTCCCTCAGTGGATGCATATTGTGAAGTTCATGATGGTTATTGCTTTGTTAGCAGCACGTTTTGTCTGATCAAGGCAGGTGCTGTTTCTCCCCTTATCCAAATATTGGAAGATAAGGATTGGGAAGCAGTGGAAGCCGCTTTGAATGCCCTTTCAACTCTATTGCAAGATGAAATCTGGGAAGGTGGTGCCAATTGCATAGCCAAATTGTCAGGTGTACAAGCTATTGTAAATGTATTAGAAGCAGGTGATGTGAAGGTTCAAGAAAAAGCGCTTTGGATGTTGGAGAGAATATTCAGGGTTGAAGAACACAGAATGAAATATGGAGAATTGGCACAGGTGGTTCTTATTGAAATGGCACAGAGGAGTGATTCTACATTGAAGTCAACAGTTGCAAAAGTTTTGGCAGTGCTGGAGCTGCTACTAGTTCAATCAAGTTATTTCTGA
- the LOC114376329 gene encoding coatomer subunit delta-like yields MVVLAASIVSKSGKVLVSRQFVDMSRIRIEGLLAAFPKLIGTGKQHTYVETENVRYVYQPMEALYLLLVTNKHSNILEDLTTLRLLSKLVPEYSYSLDEEDICQNAFELIFAFDEVISLGHAENVSVAQVKQYCEMESHEEKLHKLVMQSKINDTKDVMKRKANEIDKSKIEKNRGDKGGFGPLQSLGSGKIENSFSDLSITSSGPGFGSGSGFGLSSDVGSFSTKSKGGPTSSATAPPKGLGMKLGKSQRTNQFLESLKAEGEVILEHVQPKLAQAAAPPSTDPISLAVEEKLNVTLKRDGGVSNFDVQGTLSLQILDKEDGHIQVQVQTGENQAIIFKTHPNMNKELFANENVLGLKDPNRPFPTGQAGGSEGVGLLKWRMQSTDESMVPLTINCWPSSSGNETYVSIEYEASSLFDLRNVVISVPLPALRDAPSVRQIDGEWRYDSRNSFLEWSVLLIDNSNRSGSMEFVVPQAESSAFFPISVRFIATETFSDLKVTSIIPLNGGNPPKYSQRTQLITENYQIV; encoded by the exons ATG GTTGTCCTTGCTGCATCCATTGTGAGCAAATCTGGCAAAG TTCTAGTTTCTAGACAGTTTGTGGACATGTCTCGTATCAGAATTGAGGGTCTTCTAGCAGCATTTCCCAAGTTAATAGGCACTGGAAAGCAACACACATATGTTGAGACGGAGAATGTGCGCTATGTTTACCAGCCAATGGAAGCACTATACCTGCTTCTTGTAACAAACAAACATAGCAACATACTGGAAGATTTGACAACTCTGAGACTTCTCTCCAAACTT GTTCCTGAATATTCTTACTCCCTTGATGAAGAGGATATTTGCCAAAATGCATTTGAGTTGATTTTTGCATTTGATGAAGTCATCTCTCTTGGGCATGCGGAAAATGTGTCTGTTGCACAAGTTAAGCAATACTGTGAAATGGAGAGTCATGAAGAGAAACTGCACAAGCTGGTTATGCAGAGCAAAATCAATGATACTAAGGATGTTATGAAGCGGAAAGCTAATGAGATTGATAAAAGCAAG ATTGAAAAGAACAGAGGTGATAAAGGGGGATTTGGTCCTTTACAGTCACTAGGCTctggaaaaattgaaaatagctTTAGTGATTTGAGCATAACTAGCAGCGGACCTGGTTTTGGAAGTGGCTCTGGTTTTGGATTGAGTTCTGATGTTGGTTCCTTTTCTACCAAGTCTAAAG GTGGTCCAACTTCATCTGCCACTGCTCCACCAAAAGGTCTTGGAATGAAGCTTGGTAAATCTCAAAGGACAAATCAGTTTTTGGAATCATTGAAAGCAGAAGGTGAGGTCATTCTTGAACATGTTCAACCAAAACTTGCTCAGGCAGCTGCCCCACCATCTACAGATCCCATTTCTTTAGCTGTTGAAGAGAAACTAAATGTGACACTAAAACGAGATGGTGGAGTCAGTAATTTTGATGTTCAAGGCACATTGTCTCTCCAAATTCTTGACAAAGAGGATGGACATATTCAAGTTCAG GTCCAAACTGGGGAGAATCAAGCCATCATTTTCAAGACACACCCTAACATGAATAAAGAATTATTTGCCAATGAAAATGTACTAGGTCTAAAGGATCCCAATAGGCCTTTCCCCACGGGTCAAGCTGGTGGTTCTGAAGGTGTTGGTCTTTTAAAGTGGCGAATGCAAAGCACTGATGAGTCAATGGTGCCTCTGACAA TCAACTGCTGGCCCTCTTCTTCTGGAAATGAAACTTATGTCAGCATTGAGTATGAGGCTTCATCATTGTTTGATTTGCGGAATGTTGTGATCTCAGTACCTCTTCCAGCTCTTCGAGATGCACCATCTGTTAGACAGATTGATGGGGAATGGAG GTATGACTCAAGGAATTCCTTTTTGGAGTGGTCTGTCCTTCTGATTGATAATTCAAACCGCAG TGGGTCAATGGAATTTGTTGTTCCACAAGCCGAATCATCAGCATTCTTCCCCATTTCAGTTCGTTTTATAGCAACTGAAACATTTAGTGACCTGAAG GTCACCAGCATCATACCGCTAAATGGGGGTAATCCTCCTAAGTATTCTCAGAGAACACAGTTGATCACAGAAAACTACCAAATTGTGTGA